The following are from one region of the Pseudomonadota bacterium genome:
- the rsmA gene encoding 16S rRNA (adenine(1518)-N(6)/adenine(1519)-N(6))-dimethyltransferase RsmA — protein MAVEAVRAKKRFGQHFLRDREVLARLLGVILPHSGQCVAEIGPGTGALTRPLLLALGELHVVEIDAGLAKALRAELAACGRLVVHAIDALKFPFSSLAGEGRRLRIVGNLPYNISTPLMFHLLSESHCIEDMVFMLQREVAERITASPGTRQYGRLSVMVQYLCESELLFEVPPAAFDPPPKVYSSVLRLAPRRTPLPVADRTLFEDLVRQAFSLRRKTLRNALKGWVDESVLRSAGIDPGSRAETLTPGNYVRLSNVAATRSGLAIGE, from the coding sequence ATGGCCGTGGAAGCCGTTCGGGCAAAAAAGCGCTTCGGCCAGCATTTTTTGCGGGATCGCGAGGTGCTGGCGCGCTTGCTCGGGGTGATTCTTCCGCATTCCGGACAATGTGTGGCCGAGATCGGGCCCGGCACCGGTGCCCTGACGCGCCCGCTCCTCCTCGCTCTGGGTGAATTGCATGTGGTCGAGATCGATGCGGGTCTCGCCAAAGCGCTGAGAGCGGAGCTTGCCGCTTGCGGCCGGCTCGTGGTCCACGCGATCGATGCGCTGAAGTTCCCGTTTTCTTCCCTCGCCGGGGAGGGCCGGCGGCTCCGCATCGTGGGAAACCTGCCCTACAACATCTCCACGCCGCTGATGTTTCACTTGTTGTCGGAATCGCACTGCATCGAGGACATGGTGTTCATGCTCCAACGCGAGGTCGCGGAGCGCATCACGGCCTCTCCCGGTACGCGCCAGTATGGGCGGCTGAGCGTAATGGTGCAGTACCTCTGTGAGAGTGAACTGCTGTTTGAGGTGCCGCCGGCCGCGTTTGATCCGCCGCCCAAGGTGTATTCCTCGGTACTACGGCTCGCACCGAGGCGGACGCCGCTCCCCGTTGCCGATAGGACCCTGTTCGAAGACTTAGTACGCCAGGCGTTTTCCCTGCGCCGGAAGACGCTACGTAACGCCCTCAAGGGTTGGGTCGACGAAAGCGTGCTGCGTAGCGCCGGAATCGACCCCGGCTCACGAGCCGAAACCTTAACGCCCGGC